The nucleotide sequence CTTTTAATAACATTACTTTTGTACCAATTATATTTGCACCACCTTCAGTACTGTTTATAAAATTAATGTCTGAATTCATCTTTATAAACTGTTCAAGATTCTGTTTAAAAAGATCAAACACACTATCTGTCTTAACTTTTCCTCCAAAAACATCATCAACAAAAAAATAATCCCTTCCATCCAATTTTTTTTCTTCATCTCCAAAACTTGCAGAACTAGCATGAAATTTATCATCTGTATATGCTAAATCCTGACCGATGAATATAATATTTTTACATCCTAAATAAGCTGCAAAAGAAGTACATACATGTGCTACCGATCCTCCCTGATACAATGAGTCTACTTTTTTACAAATAGCTTTAGAAAAACTAGCTTCATGTAAAAATAGTATTTTAGGTCCTTTATAACTTTCTATTACTTTGTAACTGGAGGATTCATGAAATACAATTGGTATATTTATATCACTACAATTTTTTATAAATTCATAGTTAATATCAAGAGCATCCAAAAGACAGATAAAATCAGGTATTATATTCTTCTTTAATAGTCCCTCTAAATTTCTCAATCCACATATTATTATAAAATTCTTTTGAATTTTATATAGATAATCTATATTTTTTTCAAGAGAAGGACCAGCCGACACAATTATAGCCGATTTTCCATTAAATTTATTTTTGAAATTATTTACAGGAAGTGATTCTGCAATGCGTGGAATATTTTTAACCTGTGAATAAAAAAGGGCATTTGAAATCGCCTTAGTAGTATTAAATTCTATAATCAAATTATTTTTTATAGTCTTAACACAACCAAATATATTAGAGTATTCTTCAAAAAAGCACCTGTCATAAGATGGATATACAGCCATTACAATATTATATAATTTTTCGAAATCAATAAACCCATTTAGAATATCTTTTATGTCACTGTCAACATTAATTAAATAAATCCTTTCATTATCAATAAAATTTTTATTTTTATTTTCTAAAAATAGTTTTATTATCTCTAATCTGGGTTCTATAATTAAAAGCATATTTTCACCTCTGAGCATTTCAGATAACTTTTCCAGATATTCTCCTGAACCCAGTCCAAAAATAATTATAAAACTTTTATCATCCATAGATTTTATTTGAGACACAATATTATCTATATCTCTGCCAACATTATATTTACTTCCTAAATAAATTGGCTTTCCATCTTTAATCATTTTTATAATGATTTTATTATCTTTACTCGTCTCAAGTAAAAACTTCTCACTATTATTACAATCTGGATTGTATTCTTTTGCAAAATTTAATGTTCTGCTAGTTATATAGTTCATATATTTTCTCCTAAATACTATAAAATAAAGAGCAGACAAGCTGCTCTTTATTTTTATGAATATGATTATCTTAACAACTGAAGTACCTGCTGTGGCTGCTGATTTGCCTGAGCAAGCATAGCCTGAGCTGCCTGGGATAAAATATTTTCCTTTGAATAATCTGACATTTCTGATGCCATATCAACATCTCTAATTCTTGACTCTGCTGTAGTCAAGTTTTCTGATGCAACTCCTAAATTGTTTATTGTATGTTCAAGCCTGTTTTGATAAGCACCAAGATGAGCTCTTTCTCCTGATACTGAATTTATAGCATTATCTATAGTAGTAATCATAGCACTTATTTCTGATGCTTTCTTTCCACTTATTACAACCTTGCTTGAATCTACACTCAAAGCTTTAGCATTCATAGTTGC is from Clostridium fermenticellae and encodes:
- a CDS encoding motility associated factor glycosyltransferase family protein is translated as MNYITSRTLNFAKEYNPDCNNSEKFLLETSKDNKIIIKMIKDGKPIYLGSKYNVGRDIDNIVSQIKSMDDKSFIIIFGLGSGEYLEKLSEMLRGENMLLIIEPRLEIIKLFLENKNKNFIDNERIYLINVDSDIKDILNGFIDFEKLYNIVMAVYPSYDRCFFEEYSNIFGCVKTIKNNLIIEFNTTKAISNALFYSQVKNIPRIAESLPVNNFKNKFNGKSAIIVSAGPSLEKNIDYLYKIQKNFIIICGLRNLEGLLKKNIIPDFICLLDALDINYEFIKNCSDINIPIVFHESSSYKVIESYKGPKILFLHEASFSKAICKKVDSLYQGGSVAHVCTSFAAYLGCKNIIFIGQDLAYTDDKFHASSASFGDEEKKLDGRDYFFVDDVFGGKVKTDSVFDLFKQNLEQFIKMNSDINFINSTEGGANIIGTKVMLLKDSSSLYRNKNFDKSNKIGNMFASVKDVFNVRDIKENIQKNRDSLGDIKIYIEKNKKVIEDFSLYYIKNKKVKITKVMNKLDKLDKFIHKNVDEFVLINNLLSPIVLDVMYKKEFILNSNDTDNKKGIKISNKYKLLYSSMVKAIDVTIVLLDEVIFELN